A section of the Natronolimnobius sp. AArcel1 genome encodes:
- a CDS encoding ABC transporter substrate-binding protein codes for MAVSGAAGAAVLAGCFGSSDDDDDDPTDLLEDDGLESIIDDVDFNENYEEEFNEAVPAGALNPYNDQYLFNPFHVSWNGGDGGQEFTNEYLAVYNTELGEFLPRVAESWDIADDLTTTIYFEEDYAWSDGSDITAHDFETQMRISSYMDMGMQTFVDPDEGIYAEDDYTLVIETRDEYSDLEDELWMNNWAETILQVSNEQYGHFIEAFENADDEDEMQSIREDVLNFEPSWDQALFSGPFIFAEANEQFADQVPNPGHPIAKDWDFYLRNGVYEDEEAIQSGEGTWIHNDPTIDDIPDIYEEPPVSYSGQTFALIFGVEDEYIRDYPEVRQAIAYAIDMENIARVTSPGTPVDEYASGIDAGYVENFVHDDVLEAMTNYAPEDTDTAAELLEEVGFENDDGEWLTPDGDTWTLNFPVGDWFEDHSEMVSNNLSEFGIDMDYYVQEFPTWQSEHEQNLDYDLMLQLNYGMARDYHPYSDLEEEFNNPDRGLFTERTGIVDEEVEVPEVGNPDGDMVTFNIEDELEAMATATDEEELMEHTSNLAWVHNQLLPGAPMFPWSEHYWVNAGEWDFDLDSDDWTTSNRISHYLLQNGLQPE; via the coding sequence TTGGCTGTTTCAGGAGCTGCTGGTGCAGCAGTACTCGCTGGATGCTTCGGTAGTAGCGACGATGACGATGACGATCCCACGGATCTTCTCGAAGATGATGGACTCGAGTCTATCATCGACGACGTCGATTTCAACGAAAATTACGAAGAAGAGTTCAATGAGGCTGTTCCCGCAGGAGCACTCAACCCGTACAATGATCAGTACCTCTTTAACCCATTCCACGTGAGCTGGAATGGTGGCGATGGCGGTCAAGAATTTACTAACGAGTACCTCGCAGTATACAACACGGAACTTGGGGAGTTCCTGCCACGGGTTGCTGAGTCGTGGGATATTGCTGATGACCTGACTACGACAATTTACTTCGAGGAAGATTACGCGTGGTCGGATGGGAGCGATATCACGGCACACGACTTCGAGACGCAAATGCGGATCAGCTCCTACATGGATATGGGGATGCAGACCTTCGTCGATCCCGACGAGGGCATCTACGCTGAGGATGATTACACGCTGGTCATCGAAACCCGCGACGAGTACAGTGATCTCGAGGATGAACTGTGGATGAACAACTGGGCAGAGACAATCCTGCAGGTCTCTAACGAGCAGTATGGTCATTTCATCGAAGCGTTTGAAAACGCTGATGACGAAGATGAGATGCAAAGCATCCGTGAAGATGTGCTCAATTTCGAGCCCAGCTGGGACCAAGCGCTCTTCTCAGGGCCATTCATCTTTGCCGAGGCAAACGAGCAGTTTGCGGATCAGGTTCCAAACCCTGGGCACCCGATTGCAAAAGATTGGGATTTCTACCTTCGAAACGGCGTGTACGAGGACGAAGAGGCCATCCAGTCTGGTGAGGGGACGTGGATCCACAACGATCCAACGATCGATGATATCCCAGATATCTACGAGGAACCGCCAGTGTCGTATTCCGGTCAGACGTTTGCGCTTATCTTTGGCGTTGAGGATGAGTACATCCGTGACTACCCCGAAGTTCGGCAGGCGATTGCCTACGCCATCGACATGGAAAACATCGCCCGGGTCACCTCACCAGGGACCCCCGTCGATGAGTACGCCAGTGGTATCGACGCGGGATATGTCGAGAACTTCGTCCACGACGACGTCCTCGAGGCGATGACAAACTACGCCCCAGAGGATACAGACACTGCCGCGGAACTCCTCGAGGAGGTCGGTTTCGAGAACGATGATGGTGAGTGGCTTACCCCTGATGGCGACACGTGGACGCTCAATTTCCCGGTTGGCGATTGGTTCGAGGACCACTCGGAGATGGTCTCGAACAACCTCTCGGAGTTTGGAATCGATATGGACTACTATGTCCAGGAGTTCCCAACGTGGCAGTCTGAGCACGAACAGAATCTGGATTACGATCTGATGCTTCAGTTGAATTACGGGATGGCGCGTGATTACCACCCATACTCTGATCTCGAAGAGGAGTTCAACAATCCAGACCGTGGACTGTTCACCGAGCGGACTGGTATCGTCGATGAGGAAGTCGAAGTCCCAGAAGTGGGCAACCCAGATGGCGACATGGTCACGTTCAATATCGAGGACGAACTCGAGGCCATGGCAACGGCCACGGACGAAGAAGAGCTCATGGAGCACACGTCCAATCTTGCGTGGGTGCACAACCAACTGCTTCCCGGTGCTCCAATGTTCCCGTGGAGTGAGCATTACTGGGTCAACGCAGGCGAGTGGGACTTCGATCTCGATTCAGACGATTGGACGACATCGAATCGTATCTCACACTACTTGCTCCAGAATGGCCTTCAGCCGGAGTGA
- a CDS encoding alpha-N-arabinofuranosidase translates to MADATVTVHSEAVVGHINPEFHGHFSEHLGRCVYEGLWHSDSADEDGYREDVLELIKDLDIPVLRWPGGCFADDYHWEDGVGPQEERPRRRNLFWAQGPEEVPEESNAFGTDEFLQFCEAVGTEPYLAANVGSGDPQEAADWVEYCNYDGNTELANRRRENGHDDPYEVKFWGLGNENWGCGGRMSPEQYAREYRRFATYVGTQSGLMFEHDLELIACGFEHHEWNRRFLEEIADSSWGPEFPLDHLTLHHYYGQTMTVSESDEDDYDAFLADALETDGHIEAIAGAIDAIATTRDIGVIVDEWGAWHPEAVSENGLEQPGTVLDALSAAAVLDIFNDHSDVVTMSNIAQTINVLQCLVETNADDAWARPTYHVFDSYAPHKGNDAIQTTVDTPARDLEDDRELPLVQGSASTDGEETFISLTNLDCRDEQTVSVAVEGEAPESVEATLLFGDHEPSATVTPDNAAEFEPETTDVDVDGNTISVDLPPATVATLTLS, encoded by the coding sequence ATGGCCGATGCAACAGTAACTGTACATAGTGAAGCAGTTGTTGGACATATTAACCCTGAATTCCACGGGCACTTTTCAGAACACCTTGGACGGTGTGTTTACGAGGGTCTCTGGCACAGCGACAGCGCTGATGAGGATGGCTATCGTGAGGACGTTCTTGAACTGATCAAGGACCTCGATATTCCTGTTCTTCGATGGCCCGGTGGCTGTTTCGCTGATGACTATCATTGGGAGGATGGCGTTGGCCCACAAGAAGAGCGTCCACGGCGACGAAACCTCTTCTGGGCACAGGGTCCGGAGGAAGTTCCCGAAGAGTCCAACGCCTTTGGTACCGACGAATTCCTGCAGTTCTGTGAAGCGGTTGGCACGGAGCCGTATCTGGCTGCCAACGTTGGCTCTGGCGATCCACAGGAGGCTGCTGACTGGGTCGAATATTGTAACTACGACGGCAACACGGAACTCGCAAACCGCCGACGCGAGAACGGTCACGACGACCCCTACGAAGTGAAATTCTGGGGACTTGGAAACGAAAACTGGGGCTGTGGTGGCCGAATGAGTCCTGAACAGTACGCCCGCGAGTACCGGCGCTTTGCCACCTACGTTGGCACCCAGTCCGGACTGATGTTCGAGCACGACCTCGAGCTCATTGCCTGTGGCTTTGAACACCACGAGTGGAACCGCCGCTTCTTGGAGGAGATCGCAGACAGTTCGTGGGGCCCAGAGTTCCCGCTTGATCACCTTACCCTGCATCACTACTACGGCCAGACGATGACGGTCTCGGAGTCAGACGAAGATGACTACGATGCGTTCCTCGCTGATGCACTCGAGACTGACGGTCACATCGAAGCGATCGCCGGCGCAATTGACGCTATCGCGACGACCCGTGATATCGGTGTCATCGTCGACGAGTGGGGTGCCTGGCATCCCGAAGCAGTCTCGGAAAACGGCCTCGAGCAGCCAGGAACGGTTCTCGATGCACTCTCTGCAGCGGCTGTGCTCGACATTTTCAACGACCACAGTGACGTGGTGACGATGTCGAACATCGCACAGACGATCAACGTCCTGCAGTGTCTCGTCGAGACGAACGCGGACGACGCATGGGCACGCCCAACGTACCACGTGTTCGATTCCTATGCACCGCACAAGGGCAACGATGCGATTCAGACGACGGTCGATACGCCAGCCCGCGACCTCGAGGATGACCGCGAACTCCCACTCGTGCAGGGATCGGCGTCGACTGATGGTGAGGAGACGTTCATCTCGCTCACGAACCTCGATTGCCGTGACGAACAGACTGTTTCGGTGGCTGTCGAGGGCGAGGCACCAGAGTCGGTCGAGGCGACCCTGCTGTTTGGCGACCACGAGCCTAGCGCAACGGTTACTCCGGACAACGCCGCTGAGTTCGAACCGGAGACCACCGACGTCGATGTCGATGGGAACACGATCAGTGTTGATCTCCCACCAGCGACAGTCGCGACCCTGACACTCTCGTAA
- a CDS encoding zinc-binding dehydrogenase: MRGLAKTDRTDGAMELLEVDKPAPGPDEALIEVSHAGLCGSDAGIYKFKSAFERMELPTIIGHEYAGTVVDTGDNVSEYAVGDRIVERPIRGCGECYQCKIGEENVCQNAVITGVDHHGAYTQYVTVPERALHPVPDDVSLRNAAVVEPTSIAARAVIENSRVGAGDRVLVAGPGPIGQLTAQIAREQGGEVVVAGVGQDTNYRLPLAEEFGFDTINVVEDDLESIRDERTDGIGYDVVFDTTGHPSGLTMAVDEVRKGGQIVLVGQTGETTMEYSPLVRAEIDLQCSYASMYEDFERSLRLIASGAVDCETFIDERYSLLSADDAFTAFLGGETCKPVFDVSELHA, translated from the coding sequence ATGCGAGGACTTGCCAAAACAGACCGAACGGACGGGGCGATGGAACTACTCGAGGTCGATAAGCCAGCACCGGGACCAGACGAAGCGCTCATTGAAGTCTCTCACGCGGGATTGTGCGGGAGCGACGCAGGCATCTACAAGTTCAAATCCGCCTTCGAGCGCATGGAACTGCCGACGATTATCGGTCACGAGTACGCTGGAACGGTCGTCGACACCGGCGACAACGTCAGCGAGTACGCCGTCGGTGACCGCATCGTCGAACGTCCGATTCGCGGCTGTGGCGAGTGTTATCAGTGCAAAATCGGCGAAGAGAATGTCTGCCAGAACGCCGTTATCACCGGCGTCGACCACCACGGTGCCTACACCCAGTACGTCACCGTCCCCGAGCGCGCACTCCATCCCGTGCCCGATGATGTCTCGCTTCGCAACGCCGCCGTCGTCGAACCCACCAGTATCGCCGCTCGAGCGGTGATAGAGAACTCACGCGTGGGCGCGGGCGACCGCGTACTGGTCGCTGGCCCCGGCCCAATCGGTCAGCTCACGGCACAGATCGCCCGCGAACAGGGCGGCGAAGTCGTCGTCGCCGGTGTCGGTCAGGATACCAACTACCGACTGCCACTCGCCGAGGAGTTCGGCTTCGATACGATCAACGTCGTCGAAGATGATCTCGAGTCCATTCGTGACGAACGAACGGATGGCATCGGCTACGACGTTGTCTTCGACACGACGGGCCACCCCTCGGGGTTGACGATGGCCGTCGACGAAGTCCGTAAAGGCGGCCAGATCGTCCTCGTCGGCCAGACCGGCGAAACAACAATGGAATACTCGCCGCTCGTGCGCGCTGAAATCGACCTGCAGTGTTCGTACGCCTCGATGTACGAAGACTTCGAGCGCTCGCTGCGCCTGATCGCCTCAGGTGCCGTCGACTGTGAAACGTTCATCGACGAGCGCTACTCGCTGCTGTCGGCTGACGACGCATTCACCGCGTTCCTCGGTGGCGAGACCTGCAAGCCTGTTTTCGACGTCAGCGAACTGCACGCGTAA